A part of Paenibacillus donghaensis genomic DNA contains:
- the trpS gene encoding tryptophan--tRNA ligase codes for MKERLLTGDRVTGKLHLGHYIGSLKNRVTLQDQYDSFVFLADIQALTTHFEQPDLIRSHAHEIMLDYLAAGINPEHTTLYIQSMIPEIAELTILFSMFVTVNSLRHNPTVKAESKSGSLDEMYYGFLGYPVSQAADITICKATLIPVGEDQLPHLELTRRIVRRFNELYRPIFTEPQALLGESPRLIGTDGEAKMSKSLGNAIHLDSSTEEIRQRIKRAKTDPARIHAHDPGHPDICPIYSYHLAFASVAAAAEIREGCQNGTMGCVACKGQITNVLEQLISPMREQRALYAAKPKLIHDILMSGTERVRGIAQETMKEVRDAMSLNYF; via the coding sequence ATGAAAGAAAGACTATTAACCGGGGACCGCGTCACTGGAAAATTACACCTTGGCCATTACATCGGCAGTTTGAAGAACCGGGTGACCCTGCAGGATCAATATGACAGCTTTGTGTTTCTCGCCGATATTCAGGCGCTCACCACCCATTTCGAACAGCCGGACCTGATCCGCAGTCATGCCCATGAGATTATGCTGGATTATCTCGCGGCGGGGATCAACCCGGAACACACCACACTATACATTCAGTCGATGATCCCGGAGATTGCGGAGTTGACCATCCTCTTCTCCATGTTCGTCACCGTGAACAGTCTACGGCATAATCCCACCGTGAAGGCGGAATCGAAATCCGGCAGCCTGGACGAGATGTATTATGGCTTCCTCGGCTATCCTGTCAGCCAGGCGGCGGATATCACCATCTGCAAGGCGACCCTCATTCCGGTTGGCGAGGACCAACTGCCCCACCTTGAGCTGACGCGGCGGATTGTGCGCAGATTCAATGAGCTCTACCGGCCGATTTTTACGGAACCGCAAGCGCTGCTCGGGGAATCCCCGCGGCTGATTGGCACGGACGGCGAAGCGAAGATGAGCAAAAGCCTCGGCAATGCCATCCATCTGGATTCCTCTACCGAAGAGATCCGGCAGCGCATCAAACGGGCCAAAACCGATCCGGCACGCATCCACGCCCATGATCCCGGGCACCCGGATATCTGTCCTATCTACTCCTATCACTTGGCGTTCGCAAGTGTTGCTGCTGCTGCGGAGATCCGTGAGGGCTGCCAGAACGGCACCATGGGCTGTGTTGCCTGCAAAGGACAGATCACGAATGTGCTGGAGCAGCTGATCTCGCCCATGCGGGAGCAGCGTGCCTTGTATGCGGCCAAACCGAAGCTGATCCATGATATCCTGATGAGCGGAACGGAACGTGTACGGGGAATCGCCCAAGAAACGATGAAAGAGGTCCGGGATGCGATGTCACTTAACTATTTTTAG